The following are from one region of the candidate division KSB1 bacterium genome:
- a CDS encoding 4-oxalocrotonate tautomerase family protein, giving the protein MPYVNVKITKDGVTKSQKEQIVRDITNSLVKTLGKKPEHIHIVIDEVETDNWGFAGMLTTEYRKKPQ; this is encoded by the coding sequence ATGCCATACGTAAATGTAAAAATCACCAAAGACGGCGTTACAAAATCTCAGAAGGAGCAGATTGTCCGGGATATCACCAATTCCCTTGTTAAGACTCTGGGTAAGAAACCCGAGCACATTCATATCGTCATCGATGAAGTCGAAACAGATAATTGGGGCTTTGCCGGCATGTTGACCACGGAATATCGCAAGAAGCCCCAATAG